The DNA region TCGACGAGTCCCCGGCGGAGAAAAACACAGGCATCAAGAAAAAAGCGCTGCGGGTCAGCCGACCGGCAGCGCTTTTCAGGAACGGCCCTTGGCGGGGCACGTTCGACTTCGTGGTGCGTGAGGCCGGACTCGAACCGGCACACCCTTGCGGGCGTCAGGACCTAAACCTGGTGCGTCTACCAATTTCGCCACTCACGCGCATTCCTGCTGCCTGACCGCGCGGCACGCAAGATGCGTTCTCCACGCGCCGGGGCTTCATGCCGGCCCGAAAACCGGCACGCCCGATCAGGCGAGCGCCGGCACGCCCGATCAGGCGAGCGCGAGATTTTACCCGATCTGTGCGGCATTGTCTCGCCCCGCCGGCGGCCGCCTGACAGCGGTGCTAGAATGCCGCGCTCGACGTGCCGGCCCCGCGCCGGCGCGCGCCCCCGAACCCGCCTCCGCCACGATCCCACCCGTGAACTTCGACGACTACTGTCAGCAAAAGGCCGCCCCCGCGGGCTCCAGCGTCTACTACGCGCTGCGCCAGGCGCCGCTCGCCGCCGAACCGCGCCTGACCGCCCTGTTCGCGCTGCGCCGCGAGCTCGAGGAAACCGTCAAGGAAACCAGCGACCCGACCGTCGGACACACGAAGCTCGCGTGGTGGCACAAGGAGCTCGCGGCGCTCGCCGCCGGCGAACCGTCGCACCCGGTCACGAAGGCGCTCGCGCAGCACCACCCGGCGATCGCGGCCGAAGCCGACGCACTGCGCACGCTGGTCAACGGTTACGGGATGGATCTCGAACAAGCGCGCTACCTGGATTTCGCGAACCTGCAACGCTACATCGCGCAGGTCGGCGGCACCTTCGCATCGCTGGTCGCGCGCGCCAGCGCCGCGAATCCGGCCGACCCGCAGCCGTGGGCCGCGGACGCCGGCCGCGCGCTGATGCTCGCGCAATTCGTGCAGGAGCTCGGCAACGATGCGCGCCATGGCCGCATCTATCTGCCGATCGACGAACTGCAACGCTACAACGTGACCGCGGCCGACCTGCTGAACCGTCGCTACAGCCCGGCCTTCACCGAGCTGCTGCAGTTTCAGACGGCCCGCGCGCGCGAAGCGCTCGCCGCCGCCGACGCAGCGATCCCCGCGTCCGAACGCCGCGCGCAACGCACGCTCCGTGCGCAGATCGCACTGGCCGGCGCGCTGCTCGACGAAATCGAGCGCGACGGCTACCAGGTGCTGCACCAGCGCATCGCGCTGACGCCGATCCGCAAGCTGTGGATCGCATGGCGCGCCGCGCGCCGCCGCTGACCCGCGCCGCAACGCACGACCCTCATCACACCTTCAGCAGCGGCAGCGTGTCGAAGCGCTGCTGCAGCACGCGCGTCGCATCGAGTCCCCACCACGGCCCCAGCACGGTCGCATACAGCTGACGGAAATCGACCGCGACCGGCAGGTTGCCGTTGGCGTCGAGGCGCCCGAGGGCGGGCGCCGCACCGTACAGCCCGCCGGCCACGCGGCCGCCCATCACGAAATGCGGCGCGGCGGTACCGTGATCGGTGCCGTTGCTCTGGTTCTCGCGCACGCGCCGCCCGAATTCCGCATACGTCATCACGAGCGTCTGATTCCAGCGCCCAAGCTCGATCAGCGCGTCACGCATCGCACCCATCCCTTCCGCGAACTGCTTGAGCAGCGCGGCGTGCTGTCCCGGCTGGTTCTGGTGCGTGTCGAATCCGTTGAGCGTGAGCCGCAGCACCGCGACCCCGTCCTGCGCACCTGGCCCGGACGCTTCGCACGCCGCGAGCACCTGCATGGCGGTCTTCACCGACGTGCCGAACGTACCGGCCGGAAAGGCCGTCCTGAACTCGCGCATCCCGCCACGCGGGCGCAGCCGGTCCGCCGCCTTCACGATGTCGTTCTCGACGTCGATGATGTGTGCGAGCGCCGGGTTCCGTTCACGCAGCGACGACGGCTCGGCCAGCCGCGCCGCGCGGATGAACTGTGCGGGATTGACGAGCGCGATCGCGCGCGCGCCGTTCGCGAGCGGTCCCATCTCGGCGCTGCCGAGCACGACGCCGTCCGCCGCGAAGCCCGGCGGCACCGGCGCCTGCGCGAACGTCCGCGTGAGCCAGCCTTCGTGCAGGTACTGGTCCGAGCGCGACGCGGTGTCCCAGATCTCGATCGAACGGAAATGCGACAGGTTCGGCTGCGGATAGCCGACGCCCTGCACGATCGCGACCTGCCCGTCGCGCCACAGCGGCATCAGCGGCGCGAGCGCCGGGTGCAGCCCCGTATGCGCATCGAGCTGCAGCACCTGGTCGCGCTTGATGCCGATGCCGCGGCGGAACTGGTAGTAGAGCGGATCCGCATACGGCACCACCGTGTTGAGGCCGTCGTTGCCGCCCTTCAGCTCGACGAGGATCAGCACGTTCCCATAGCCGGCCCGCCCCGCCGCGGGCATCGAAGCCGCCTGCGCGGCCGGCTGCCACAACGACACGCCCGCCGCGGCCGCGGCGCCCGTGAGCGTCAGAAAATCACGTCGGTTCATCGTGCATCCTTCGGTTCGCCGCGCGGCATGGCCACCGCCGCAGCGCGCCTGTTCGTCGTCGTTTCGGTCATTTCAGTTGATAAGCCGGATCCATCAGCAATGCCTCGAGATACGCGCTGCCGGTCGAGTCCGTATCGATCGCCGCGACCGGCGACACCGGCACCACCGCGTGCTGCAGTTGAAGCTCGGTGGACAAGCCGGCGCGCGCCTGCGGCCGCACACGATACTGCGCGAGCCAGCGTTCGAGGTCGAACCGCAGGCCGCCGCGTGCGGGCTTGACCGGCGCGCCGGGCATGCCGGCACCGGGCGTACCGGCAGCGGGCGTACCGGCACCGGGCATGCTGGCACCGGAGGCGGTGTCCGCAACCGGCATCGCATGCGCACGCGCATTCGGCACCGGCTGCGCCATCGCGTGCGCGGGTGCCCGCATGCCGGCCGCCTCGGTCGCGCGGAACAGCTGTTCGACGAACTGCTTGCGCGCGAGCAGCGTGGTGCTGTTGATCCACATCGCGCCGCCCGGCCAGCCCTTCACGTTCGGCGGATAGAACAGGTTCTGCCCGAGCGTGCGCACGGTGTTCGCGAGCATCTGCGGATCGCCGTACGCGACGTCGAACAGCCGCACCGACCCGACGACGAACTCGGCCGGCGACTTGACGAGCACGCCGCGATTGCCCGGATCCCAGAACGCGTCGGTCGACCAGAGCGCGGCGAGCGCCGTGCGGATGTCGTAGCCGCTCGCGCGAAACCGTTCGGCCACGACCTCGAGCGCGCCGGCGTCCGGCGTATCGGACACGAACTCGCGCCACAGCTTGCCCGCGATGAAGCGCGCAGTGTCGGGCCGCTTCAGCAGGATGTCGAGAAACCCGTCGCCGTCGAACGCACCGGTCTCGCCGAGTATCGTCTTCTCGCCCGTGTCGTGCCACTCGGGCCGCGCCACGAAGCGCAGCGTATCGGGATCGACGCTCCAGCCGGTCATCGCGCGCGCGGCTTCGGTCACGTCGTGCTGCGTGTAATGCCCTTCGCCGAGCGTGAACAGCTCCATCACCTCGCGCGCGAAATTCTCGTTCGGGCGTCCCTTGCGGTTGCTCGCGCCGTCGAGATACTGGAGCATCGCTGGATCCTTCGCGACCGCGTGCAGCAGCGTGTCGAAGCTGCCGAGCGCCTCGCGGCGAAACAGCGCATGCTGCGCGGCCATCGTCTGCGGATACGGGACCTTGTCCTGCCCGGACGTGAAGTGCCCATGCCAGAACAGCGTCATGCGCTCGGTGAGCGGCGACGGCGTCGCGACCATCTCGTTGACCCACGCCGCACGCAACGCATCGTAGCGGCGATTGCGTTCGCGCTGCTCGTCGCGCCGCATGTCGAGGGTCAGCGCCTGGCGCTGCGCGCGGGTCGGCGGCAACTCGGCGACCCAGTCGGGCCAGCGCGTCACGGGCTCGCGGCGCACGTTGCCGAGCGTATCGGCGACGACCTGCGCGCGCGTCATGCCGACGATGCGGGCGACCTCGGCCGGTGCGGGAGAAAAGCCGGTACGGCTCAGAAAGAACAGCGCATCGTCGGCGTCGAGCGGCGCCTGCATCGCGGGCGATGCCGGGGCGGCAGCGTTCGCTTTCATCGTCGTGGACTCCCGGAACGCACCGGCGGTGCGGATTCAGGTTCAACGGCGGCACGCATGGGAAAGTTGACGGGAAAATTGCTACGGAATCTTTCGTTGCCGTGCGGGCACGCGCGCGTGTCAGCGCTTGTACAGCTCGCGAACGGCGTCCTCGATGTGCTGGCGCAGCAGGTGGCGCTCTTCGGGCGTCATGTGCCCGTCGCGGCGGTGCTGTTCGAGATCGGGAGGCACAGCGGACCGGACCGCCGTGTCGGCGGCGCGCTCGGACTGCGGCGCCTTGCCGCGCTGCAGCTTGCGCGACGATGCGCCCGCCTCGGGGCGCTGCGCATACGCGAAGTTCGACGCATATGGACCGGCAAGTGCGATCGTCAGCATCACTGCAATCCGCGCAGATCGCATGACCGTCCTCGCTTCTCTGGTCGATTTGTTCGCTTCGTCACGCGGCAACCGGTTACCTCTGGTACTTGAAAAACCCTGCGGAATTCGGGTGTACAAAGATGAAAGATGGAGTGCTGGGGAGTATCTACCGAACTCCGGCTTCGAGTAAAGGAATCTCTATAGCGTGCCTTTACTCCGCACGACACTACGGGTAAATTTTGTAACGGACTGTAACGCGCGAAATTACGCGACCGTGCGTGATTTCCCATTCGCGATAAGATGCCGCTCATGGAAACGAAAAACCCCTCCAAGATTCTCGTCGTCGACGACGACCCGCGCCTGCGCGATCTGCTGCGCCGATATCTCGGCGAGCAGGGTTTCAACGTATACGTCGCGGAGAACGCGACTGCGATGAACAAGCTCTGGGTGCGCGAGCGCTTCGACCTGCTCGTGCTCGACCTGATGCTGCCGGGCGAGGACGGCCTGTCGATCTGCCGCCGCCTGCGCGGCAGCAACGATCGCACGCCGATCATCATGCTCACCGCGAAGGGCGAGGATGTCGATCGCATCGTCGGCCTCGAGATGGGCGCCGACGACTACCTGCCGAAGCCGTTCAACCCGCGCGAACTGGTCGCGCGCATTCACGCGGTGCTGCGCCGCCAGGCGCCGGCCGAACTGCCGGGCGCGCCGTCGGAAACCACCGAGGTGTTCGAGTTCGGCGAGTTCTCGCTGAACCTCGCGACGCGCACGCTCACGAAGTCGGGCCAGGAAATCCCGCTGACGACCGGCGAATTCTCGGTGCTGAAGGTGTTCGCACGCCATCCGCGCCAGCCGCTGTCGCGCGAGAAGCTGATGGAGCTCGCGCGCGGCCGTGAATACGAAGTGTTCGACCGCAGCCTCGACGTGCAGATCTCGCGCCTGCGCAAGCTGATCGAGCCGGATCCGGGCAGCCCGCGTTTCATCCAGACTGTCTGGGGCCTCGGCTACGTGTTCATTCCGGACGGCGCCGCCTGATCTTTTTCCTTTCCGGTTTCGCCTGTCCTCGGCCCGTCCCATGCGTATCGACCGGCGCCTCCTGCAGCTCGCGTTCGGCGGGCTGTTCTGGCGCACCTTCCTGCTGATCGCGCTGCTGATCTCGGTCAGTCTCGCCGCGTGGTTCCAGAGCTTTCGCGTGATCGAGCGCGAGCCGCGCGCGCAGCGCGTCGCGCTCCAGCTCGTCGCGATCGTGAAGCTCACGCGCACCGCCCTGCTCTATTCCGATCCCGATTTGCGGCGCGCGCTGCTGCAGGATCTCGAGAGCAACGAGGGCGTGCGCGTCTACCCGCGCGAAAAAACCGACAAGTTCAAGCTGCAGCCCGACGAATCGCTGAACCGTCTGATCGAACACGATATCCGCAGCCGGCTCGGCGACGAGACCGTGATCGCGCAGTCGGTCAACGACATCCCTGGCGTGTGGATCAGCTTCAAGATCGACGACGACGACTACTGGGTCGCGCTCGACCGCGACCAGCTCGACAGCGTCACGGGCCTTCAGTGGGCGGGCTGGGGCCTGTTCGCGCTCGCGCTGTCGCTGTTCGGCTCCGCGTTCATCACGAGCCTCGTGAACCGGCCGTTCTCGCGGCTCGCGCTCGCCGCGCGCCAGATCGGCTCGGGCCAGACGCCCGAGCTGCTGCCCGAGCGCGGGATGGGCGTCGCGGCCGAGACCAACCGCAGCTTCAACCAGATGGTGCGCGACCTCGAACAGCTCGAGGCCGATCGCGCGCTGATGCTCGCGGGCATCTCGCACGACCTGCGCACGCCGCTCGCGCGGCTGCGGCTCGAGACCGAGATGAGCCCGTCCGACCAGGCGACCAAGGATGCGATGGTCGACGACATCGAGCAGATGGACCGCATCATCGCCGCCTTCATCGACTACGCGCGCCCGTCCCAGCGCAAGCCGGAGCCGGTCGACCTGTCGTCGATCGCGCACGAAGTCGCCGCGCGCGTGTCGGGCGAGGACGGCGTCGAGATCCGCACGCGGCTTGCGCCGAGCGCCGTGATCGAAGCCGACGAGACCGACATGCGCCGCGTGATCGGCAACCTCGTCGAGAACGCGCGCAAATACGGCCAGAGCCGGCAGGACGGCGTGTCGCGCATCACGCTCGAGACGCGCGTGACGCATGCGCGGGTCGAGCTGTCGGTGACCGACGAAGGCCCCGGCATCCCCGAGGATCAGCTGCCGCTCGTGATGCGGCCGTTCTACCGCGTCGACACGGCGCGCACCAAGGCGGACGGCACGGGGCTCGGGATGGCGATCGTGCTGCGCCTCGTCGGCCGCTACCGCGGCGCACTGCGCCTGCGCAACCGCAGCCCCGACGCGGGCCTCGAAGTCACGCTCGAATTCCCCGGCGCCGGCAAGGCGCGTGCGACGGCGTGACGCGTTCGCGCATGCCGCTTGCGCGTCACACTATCGCTGCGGTTGAAAAAAACTATGGGAATCGTTAGTCAAAATCTATTGAATCGCTTGGTTAATAGTGTTACAGTCTTCGCATGCTGTCACATCAACGTTGCAGCACCGAGGTAGCTTGACTCAGTCTTCTTCCCAACTCACACAGGAGTATCCGCATGAAAACCGTGGGCGATAAACTCGAAGCATTCACCGTCGTAGCCGCGAAGCCGGGCTTCAACAATCACGAGGAAAACGGCCAGTCGGCGTTCGAGACCGTCACCGAAGCGTCGTTCCCGGGCAAGTGGAAGATCATCTACTTCTATCCGAAGGATTTCACGTTCGTGTGCCCGACGGAAATCGTCGAGTTCGCGAAGCTGACGAAGCAGTTCGAAGAGCGCGACGCCGTCCTGCTCGGCGGCAGCTCGGACAACGAATTCGTGAAGCTCGCATGGCGGCGTGAGCACAAGGATCTCGACAAGCTGAACCACTACTCGTTCGGCGACGTCAAGGGCGAGCTGATCGACCAGCTCGGCGTGCGCGACAAGGAAGCCGGCGTGGCCCTGCGCGCGACGTTCATCGTCGATCCGGACAACACGATCCAGCACGTTTCGGTGAACAACCTGAACGTCGGCCGTAGCCCGGAAGAAGTCCTGCGCATTCTGGACGGCCTGCAAACGGACGAACTGTGCCCGTGCAACCGTGCAGTCGGCGGCGCAACGCTGTAAGCGCATCGATGCACGAAGCCCGCGGCGCACGTCCTGCCTGCGGGCTTTTTTAACGGCCAACCCATAGGAGATATCAATGGAATTCATCGACTCGATTAAGGCACGTATCCCCGACTACGCGAAGGACATTCGCCTGAACCTCGATGGCACGATCTCGCGCTCGTCGCTCGAAGGCAACGATGCGGTCGGCGTGGCGCTGGCGGCGGCGGTCGCGGCGAAGAGCACCGTGCTCGTGAAGACGATCCGTGAAGCCGGCGTGCTGTCGCCCGAAGAGACGAACGCCGTGCTGACGGCGGCCGCGCTGATGGGGATGAACAACACCTGGTATCCGTATGTCGAGATGGCCGACGATGCCGACCTGAAGACGCAGCGCGCCGAGCTGCGGATGGGCGCGTATGCGTCGCACGGCGGCGTCGACAAGCGCCGGTTCGAGATGTACGCGCTCGCCGCGTCGATCGTCGGCAAGTGCCACTTCTGCGTGAAGTCGCACTATGCGCTGCTGAAGAACGAGCAAGGGATGACGACGACGCAGCTGCGCGACGTCGGCCGCATCGCGTCGGTGATCAACGCCGCCGCGCAGGTGATCGCCGCCGAAGGCGAGTAAGCGCACCGCTCGGCCGGCAGCGCGGTGCGGCGGTCCTTCGACGCCGCATCCGCTGTACCGGGCCACAAACGAAAATGCCACGCAAGCGCGTGGCATTTTTCATTGCGGCGGCGCAACCCGCAACCCGCGCGCCGCTTCGGGCCGGCGTCGACCCGGCATCAGGCGCTCACGCGCCCTCTTTCACCAGCAGCGCGGCCGCCTGCGCCTCGATGCCGTCGCCGCGGCCGAGGTAGCCGAGCTTCTCGTTGGTCTTCGCCTTCACGTTCACGCGATCGAGCGGCAGCCCGAGATCGGCCGCGATGTTCGCGCGCATCCCGTCGATATGCGGCGCGAGCTTCGGCGCCTGCGCGATCACGGTGCTGTCGACGTTCTGGATCGTGAAGCCGGCCGCCTTCACGCGGGCGGCGCACTCGCGCAGCAGCACGCGGCTGTCCGCTCCCTTGAACGCGGCGTCGGTGTCGGAGAAATGGCGGCCGATGTCGCCGAGCGCCGCCGCGCCGAACAGCGCGTCGGTGATCGCGTGCAGCAGCACGTCCGCGTCCGAATGGCCGAGCAGCCCGCGCTCGTACGGAATCGTCACGCCGCCGATGATGAGGGGGCGCCCCGGGACGAGCTGGTGCACGTCGTAGCCTTGTCCGATTCTGAAATCCATGCGTATTCCGGTGTGAGATGAGGTGAAAGTCAGGAAGCGTTCGTGCCGCGCGCGAGGATCGCTTCGGCGAGCGCGAAATCTTCGGGGTATGTGACCTTGAAGTTGCGCAGGCTGCCCTGCACGACGCGCGGGGTATGGCCGGCCCATTCGATCGCGCTGGCCTCGTCGGTCAGGTCGTGCCCTTCCCGCTGCGCGCGCAGGATCGCGTCGCGCAGCATGCCGATGCGGAACATCTGCGGCGTCTGCGCCTGCCACAGCGCGTCGCGCGACTCGGTGCGGGCGATCGCGTCGCCGCCGGCCGGCACGCGCTTGAGCGTATCGGCCACGGGCAGCGCGACGATGCCGCCGACCGGATCGTCCTTCAGCGCCGCGACCAGCGTGCGGATCAGCTCCGGCGTGATGCCGGGGCGCGCGGCGTCGTGCACGAGCACCCAGTCCTGGTCGGTCGCGCCGAATTCGCCCAGCCCCAGCAGCCCGTTCAGCACCGACGCCTGCCGCGAGCCGCCGCCGCAGCGGCGCACCGCGAAGCGCAGGCCCGCGAAGCGGCGCGCGTCGAAGTGCGTGTCGTCGGGCGCGAGGACGACGAGCGTCTGCGCGAATTCGCTGCACGCGTCGAACGCGGCGAGCGTGTAATGCAGGAGCGCGCGGCCGGCCAGCGTGCGGTATTGCTTCGGCACGGCCGAACCGGAGCGGCTGCCCGTGCCGGCGCAAGGAATCAGGGCGAAAAGTCGGGGAGTCACGAAGTGGAAACGCCGGAAAGATGAAATCGAGAAGCGGATTTTATAATAGGTCTTTCGTCTCGACCGGCGCGCCGCGCCGCGCCGTGCCCGCCACCCCTGCCGTCCCTATGCCAGACAACGCTTCCATCCCGTTCGCCTCGCCCGTCGCCCGCGTCAAACCGGGCCAGCGGTTCGCCTTCGACGGCACGCACGGCTCCGCCGACGCACTCGCCATCGCCCGCTATCTCGCCGAGAACCGCGCCGCGGTGCCGCTCCTCGCGGTGATCTGCGCGAACGCGGTCGACGCGCAGCGGCTGTCGCAGGAACTCCGCTACTTCTCGCCCGATGCGCGCGTGCGCCTGCTGCCGGACTGGGAAACGCTGCCGTACGACACGTTCTCGCCGCACCAGGATCTCGTCTCCGAGCGGCTCGCGACGCTGCACGACCTCGGCGAGGGCCGCTGCGACATCCTGCTGGTGCCCGCGACCACCGCGCTGTACCGGATGCCGCCCGCGTCGTTCATGGCCGCGTACACCTTCGCGTTCGCGCAGGGCGAGCGGCTCGACGAGGCGAAGCTGAAGGCGCAGCTCACGCTGGCCGGCTACGAACACGTGAGCCAGGTCGTGCGGCCCGGCGAATACTGCGTGCGCGGCTCGCTGATCGACCTGTACCCGATGGGCTCGCCGCTGCCGTACCGGATCGACCTGTTCGACGACCAGGTCGACTCGATCCGCGCGTTCGATCCCGATACGCAGCGCAGCCTCTACCCGGTTCGCGAAGTGCGCCTGTTGCCCGGCCGCGAGTTTCCGTTCGACGAAGCCGCGCGCACGGCCTTTCGCAGCCGCTGGCGCGAGACCTTCGAAGGCGACCCGAGCCGCGCGCCGATCTACAAGGACATCGGCAACGGCGTGCCGTCGGCCGGCATCGAGTACTACCTGCCGCTGTTCTTCGACGAGACGGCCACGCTGTTCCACTACCTGCCGCAGGACGCGCACCTCGTGTTCACCGGCGATCTCGAGGCGTCGATCCGCCGCTTCACGGCCGATACGAAGCAGCGCCACGCGTTCCTCTCGCACGACCGCGAGCGGCCGATCCTCGAGCCGCAGCGCCTGTTCCTGTCCGACGAGGATTTCTTCGCGTTCGCGAAGCCGTTCGCGCGCGTCGTGCTGCCCGCGCAGCCGGCCGGCGGCTGGGCGACGGGCCTGCCCGAGCTCACGGTCGATCGCCATGCCGACGATCCGCTCGCCGCGTTGCGCACGTTCGTCGAATCGTCGGGCAAGCGCGTGCTGCTGACGGTCGAATCGGCCGGCCGCCGCGAAACGATCCTGCAACTGCTCGCCGAGCATCACCTGCGCCCCGCGTCGAACGACCACTTCGCGGGCTGGCTCGAAAGCGATGCGCCGTTCGCGCTCGGTGTCGCGCCGCTCGCGAGCGGCTTCGCGGTGCCGGGCGAAGGCTACGCGATCGTCACCGAAACCGAGCTGTACGGCGCGCTCGGCCGGCGCGCGGGCCGGCGCCGCCAGGAACAGGCAAGCAACGTCGACGCGATGGTGCGCGACCTGTCGGAGCTGAAGGTCGGCGACCCGGTCGTCCATGCGCAGCACGGCATCGGCCGCTACATGGGCCTCGTGTCGATGGATCTCGGCGAAGGCGAGACCGAATTCCTGCACCTCGAATACGCGGGCGACAGCAAGCTCTACGTGCCGGTCGCCCAATTGCACGTGATCTCGCGCTACAGCGGCGCCGATCCCGACAGCGCACCGCTGCACGCGCTCGGCTCGGGCCAGTGGGAGCGCGCGAAGCGCAAGGCCGCGCAGCAGATTCGCGACACGGCGGCCGAGCTGCTGAACCTGTACGCGCGCCGCGCGGCCCGCGAAGGCCATGCGTTCGCGCTCGATCCGCGCGACTACGTGAAGTTCGCGGAGAGCTTCGGCTTCGAGGAGACGCCCGACCAGGCCGCGGCCATCGCGGCCGTGATCGGCGACATGACGAGCGGCAAGCCGATGGACCGCCTCGTGTGCGGCGACGTCGGCTTCGGCAAGACCGAGGTCGCGCTGCGCGCCGCGTTCATCGCGGTGATGGGCGGCAAGCAGGTCGCGCTGCTGTCGCCGACCACGCTGCTCGCCGAGCAGCACACGCAGACCTTCGTCGACCGCTTCGCGGACTGGCCGGTGCGCATCGTCGAGCTGTCGCGCTTCAAGACCACGAAGGAAGTGAATGCGGCGATCGCGCAGATCAACGAAGGCACTGTCGACATCGTGATCGGCACGCACAAGCTGCTGTCGTCGGACGTGCAGTTCAAGCGCCTCGGCCTCGTGATCATCGACGAGGAACACCGCTTCGGCGTGCGCCAGAAGGAAGCGCTGAAGGCGCTGCGCGCGGAAGTCGACGTGCTGACGCTGACCGCCACGCCGATC from Burkholderia ambifaria AMMD includes:
- the mfd gene encoding transcription-repair coupling factor, whose translation is MKSRSGFYNRSFVSTGAPRRAVPATPAVPMPDNASIPFASPVARVKPGQRFAFDGTHGSADALAIARYLAENRAAVPLLAVICANAVDAQRLSQELRYFSPDARVRLLPDWETLPYDTFSPHQDLVSERLATLHDLGEGRCDILLVPATTALYRMPPASFMAAYTFAFAQGERLDEAKLKAQLTLAGYEHVSQVVRPGEYCVRGSLIDLYPMGSPLPYRIDLFDDQVDSIRAFDPDTQRSLYPVREVRLLPGREFPFDEAARTAFRSRWRETFEGDPSRAPIYKDIGNGVPSAGIEYYLPLFFDETATLFHYLPQDAHLVFTGDLEASIRRFTADTKQRHAFLSHDRERPILEPQRLFLSDEDFFAFAKPFARVVLPAQPAGGWATGLPELTVDRHADDPLAALRTFVESSGKRVLLTVESAGRRETILQLLAEHHLRPASNDHFAGWLESDAPFALGVAPLASGFAVPGEGYAIVTETELYGALGRRAGRRRQEQASNVDAMVRDLSELKVGDPVVHAQHGIGRYMGLVSMDLGEGETEFLHLEYAGDSKLYVPVAQLHVISRYSGADPDSAPLHALGSGQWERAKRKAAQQIRDTAAELLNLYARRAAREGHAFALDPRDYVKFAESFGFEETPDQAAAIAAVIGDMTSGKPMDRLVCGDVGFGKTEVALRAAFIAVMGGKQVALLSPTTLLAEQHTQTFVDRFADWPVRIVELSRFKTTKEVNAAIAQINEGTVDIVIGTHKLLSSDVQFKRLGLVIIDEEHRFGVRQKEALKALRAEVDVLTLTATPIPRTLGMALEGLRDFSVIATAPQKRLAIKTFVRREEESVIREAMLRELKRGGQVYFLHNEVETIENRRAMLEELVPEARIVIAHGQMHERELERVMRDFVAQRANVLLCTTIIETGIDVPSANTIIMHRADKFGLAQLHQLRGRVGRSHHQAYAYLLVHDPQSLTKQAQRRLEAIQQMEELGSGFYLAMHDLEIRGTGEVLGDKQSGEIHEIGFQLYTDMLNDAVKALKNGKEPDLTAPLAATTEINLHAPAILPADYCADVQERLSLYKRLANCEHGDAIDGIQEELIDRFGKLPPQAHALVETHRLRLAAKPLGIVKIDASEAAIGLQFEPNPPIDPMRIIDMVQKHRHIKLAGQDKLRIETRSPDLAIRVSTIKETLRALAPRADAASAAR